One window from the genome of Streptococcus parasanguinis encodes:
- a CDS encoding MFS transporter, with amino-acid sequence MSEKEQEMTSKKLGLHVGDSFQDTREIREVLDKSVFREEEPTHSQQTEVLEEPVALDTSESISDVEPAVEAELEPVTEPKQEPEQEPEQPLSRMSRRSRKSGVEAAKAEASKVEENTEELEADVAVEPTRRQLKRPVPLAIPFVLSLLISLLHVGVPFLTRFATDQQSQNLYAGWAMTKGQVPFGDFYGTNGLLYYAINWLGSLAGGHWILMILQAIALFFAGTYLYRVVRLLVSDKDTAKNVQLLFYFLVLGLGFGGTYVTFFSLPILFASMNFILAYLIGHRKDEGFILYGAIAAVAFLIDPMTSALFYLLAFLGLTAFNIKQKRWARGFYQLLAALLGFSLVFYPIGYITVLNQTFGYAINQVTYVFNALNFSNGQTFSNAIYYGLLALAFGLVSAFLMSFTKQSSSARRIFRFMGWAGSLVVLIVSIGLPEQGAYQLLPMLPFVLPLFAIWFSRGGEANDEIERRGRKKKNKEVWAAYFTSQVFLPLVALIYLLANPVVQDLVLQSGQSSERSAIASYIHNHSKAKDTIYAWDTTAILYQESDRLAASALLTPTSYLGINENRTNVTQQIDRSEPKYIVVNNQVELTSKMKDLLKENYRLVEKKYRHFKLYQRS; translated from the coding sequence ATGAGCGAAAAAGAGCAAGAAATGACTTCGAAAAAATTAGGGCTTCACGTGGGGGATAGTTTCCAGGATACACGTGAAATTCGCGAAGTGCTAGACAAGTCGGTCTTTCGCGAAGAAGAGCCTACGCATAGTCAGCAGACAGAAGTCTTAGAGGAGCCGGTCGCGTTGGATACATCTGAGTCAATTAGTGATGTGGAGCCAGCAGTGGAAGCAGAGCTAGAACCAGTAACAGAGCCTAAACAAGAACCAGAACAGGAACCGGAGCAACCGCTCAGTCGGATGAGTCGCCGTTCTCGTAAATCGGGAGTTGAAGCGGCGAAAGCGGAAGCATCTAAGGTAGAAGAGAATACGGAAGAGCTAGAAGCGGATGTGGCAGTTGAGCCGACCCGCCGTCAGCTCAAGCGTCCAGTGCCCTTGGCGATTCCTTTTGTGTTGAGTCTCTTGATTAGTTTACTGCATGTCGGCGTACCATTTTTAACCCGATTTGCAACCGATCAGCAATCTCAAAACTTGTATGCTGGTTGGGCTATGACCAAAGGCCAAGTCCCGTTTGGTGATTTTTACGGGACCAATGGTCTTCTCTATTATGCGATCAACTGGTTGGGAAGTTTAGCGGGTGGACACTGGATCTTGATGATCCTCCAAGCGATTGCCCTCTTCTTTGCGGGTACTTATCTCTATCGTGTTGTGCGCCTGTTGGTGTCTGATAAAGATACAGCCAAGAATGTCCAGTTACTCTTTTATTTCTTGGTGCTAGGCCTTGGTTTTGGAGGGACCTATGTGACCTTCTTTAGCCTTCCAATCCTATTTGCCAGCATGAATTTCATTTTGGCTTATCTGATTGGGCATCGTAAGGACGAAGGCTTTATCCTTTACGGTGCAATTGCGGCCGTGGCTTTCTTGATTGATCCGATGACCAGTGCCCTGTTTTATTTATTGGCCTTCCTTGGATTAACAGCCTTTAATATCAAGCAGAAGAGATGGGCGCGTGGTTTTTATCAACTGTTGGCAGCTCTCCTTGGTTTTTCACTCGTCTTTTATCCAATTGGCTATATCACCGTTTTGAATCAGACTTTTGGTTATGCCATTAACCAAGTGACCTATGTCTTTAATGCCTTGAATTTTAGCAATGGACAGACTTTCAGTAATGCCATTTATTATGGACTGTTGGCGCTCGCCTTTGGTCTGGTCTCTGCCTTCTTGATGTCCTTTACGAAGCAAAGTAGCAGTGCTCGCCGGATCTTCCGCTTTATGGGATGGGCAGGTAGCCTGGTAGTCCTCATCGTGTCTATTGGTCTTCCTGAACAGGGAGCTTACCAATTGTTACCGATGTTGCCATTTGTTCTTCCCTTGTTTGCGATCTGGTTCTCACGAGGGGGCGAAGCGAACGATGAGATCGAGCGTCGTGGCCGTAAGAAGAAAAACAAGGAAGTTTGGGCTGCTTACTTTACGAGCCAAGTTTTCTTACCACTAGTAGCCCTTATCTATCTGTTGGCGAATCCAGTGGTTCAAGATCTGGTGCTTCAGTCTGGTCAATCCAGTGAACGGAGCGCTATTGCTAGCTACATTCATAACCATAGCAAGGCCAAAGATACCATCTATGCTTGGGATACGACAGCTATTCTCTATCAAGAAAGCGATCGTTTGGCAGCTTCTGCCTTATTGACCCCGACTTCTTATCTGGGGATTAATGAAAACCGAACAAATGTAACCCAACAAATCGATCGGTCTGAACCGAAGTATATTGTGGTCAACAATCAGGTAGAATTGACCTCTAAAATGAAGGACTTGCTCAAAGAAAATTATCGTCTCGTTGAGAAGAAATACCGTCATTTCAAACTCTATCAACGCTCTTAA